In Planococcus citri chromosome 4, ihPlaCitr1.1, whole genome shotgun sequence, the genomic window ATTCTGACTCCAAGAGACTCTTTGGTGAAAGGAGGAGGAAGGGGCTTATAtgcttcaaagttttttgaatgACAGAAAACTTATCTGattcaagcattttttttttgtttcactgaaaaattttcagtaaatactTGGAATAGTACTTCGAATGCATGAAAGACCTAAAGTAAGCCAGGGAAGAGGGAGTTAAATGTccccaaagttttgaaaatcagtgctttagtgtttttttttgcaaattttgtcgtcataaaatgttgaaattttcctaaatttggaaaatcgGTATcggtttcattcatttttaaggattttttttccagaagcGAAcctcaaaagaaattttttatttagaaaattattcaattgagagaattttcactgttttcgaaaaattcgacgCACATGAACCCCTCTCTTCCCCTTCctcttcaaaaattgctttaaaataaAGTCTATATTATTCTTCGAGACTTGTTTTTGGTATTCAggatcaaaaaaacaaatcaataaaataaaaaaaaaaatgagcaaaattttccaaaatatcaaaattttggagaacaTTTACCCCCTCTCATTTTGCTAAGAGccatctcaaatttttcatcgagtacttttgtttttttttttttaatttcaaggttttcaaactccctttcaaaaaaaactcctcAAAGAGTCAAAATCATTCCCCGATTTTTATCTCACACGAGTGTTCAAGTTGTTGAATCAGAAAAGTCAACGATACCTGAATTTATGCATGAGTTTATTTTTCCCAAGTTGACCTCAATTTACTAACCGAGCTTCTACCTTTAGAATgatctgaagaaattttatgaaatatggAACGAAACCGAGTATACATACAACCCAGTGGAAAATAAAACTAAGACtgtaaattgaaaacgaaaagtaCGATATATTATTTTTAAGTACATATGTCATTATTCATATTACCtaagtaaaaaaatagaaaaaaaaatcgtcatttctCACGAATACTATCATTGGCAGAAAACTCGAactaaaaattttataactaCGTATTTTACTACGAGAAATTCTTGTATTtaaattacatcattttttgttattttttaatgcaattcACAACCAATTCACTATCGCGAATGACAAAACGGTAATATTAAGATTCAAGTCGATATAATTATCATTCACGACAAACGAAAAATAAAGCAAATCACGAAATATTATTCGACAGTTTTGTAAAAGTTTAAAGAGATCCAATAGATATCGAATGTCCAATTATACATAAAAAAGCATAGTTACCCTATTTACGAAGTAGTaaatgaaagtacatataaataaagccctaataaataaataaataaataacttaATATTGGAAgataaaaaatatgtttaaaagatactcagtttcatttcaaaaaactcgattaTGTTTTCAATTAAGTTCTAATGATGAGTACGTAAATTACTCACGAGCGGAGAAGGAAAAATTGGAGGACTTTTGTAGTGATActgtaataatttttgatatgtaAACTACCTGATTTAAAAAGAAATCGCTTAATAGGAATACGACCAAGAGAATTATTCAAGATGAAGTGATATTATCATTGTAGATAAATTTATCATAAGTAAAGTCAAAATATCGGGTTTATCGAACTCGAAGAAAATCAACACGTGTTGTAAAATGGTCCTCAACGAACATACTTTTCAATAAAACACCTTTCTTAAAACTTCAATGAATCGTTTCTGTTTGTATCAATAGATCCACTCGGTATTTCAACAGAATGGAGTTGAAGtttcgatcaaaaaattcaaacgaacgAATATACCTACGAGCAAACATTTTCAACATACTTAACATGGCaccattaaaatcaaaatactatCAAACTATTCCATTCGTTAATATTACGATACAGAAGAAATCGGATTATTCGGAGATCCCATTTGGGTTAAAACCTTATCCAACCACTGCAAAGCACCATGTAAATGAATTTCAATCCAGCACGGAGTAGAAGTGACATCTTGTCTGTGATAATCAGCTCCCCAACCTTTAACGAAAGACAACCTGGAAACATTCGGTGACACAAATATGTGAGTATTAATTCACGAACGAAACgctattcttaaaaaaaaaaaacgtacgatcagctcgaataaaaaaacatattataTTAACCTGATGGTGCACATTTTTGTGAGTTCGTAAACTGCTTCGAATCCATTATTAACAGACTGCGTAAGTAAATCAGCGAATTCCTTGTTGTTGAATATTTTCAGCGAATTACCAGGTGGTATTTTGCAAACGGTTGAAGGGTGGAATCTATGATGATAGTTGAAATGTCGCGACTGCACGAATATCGCAGCATCTGATAAACATTCGACGAATACTTCACCTTGCACAAAGTGCAATTGTACTCCTGAAAATGACGAATAATTTTAATAGACTGATCGGCTCGTTAGAAGACTTTATGATCAATACTGGTGTTCTCACCTCTTCCAATATGACGACGAGTATTTTCGATAGTTGAGTTACGATTCACATTAGATAACTGACCAAGGCAAAACCTATTCAATTTCCGGCCGGTAGGATTAGTAAAACCGTCGACGATGACCGTTTGCCAATGACATGGAAATACTTCACCGACTTTACAGTTCAATTCGTAATATGCGATAGTTGCCCAGAAAGAAGGTTCCTATAGATTtaacataataaaaattataatttgtacACGTTACgtatttagaaattatttttatttgatatgGTACTGTACTTCAGTGACGTCAGCTCCACGACCGAGTTCACCAAAAGATGATACGCTGCTTCTGTCATCATGAGGCGAGAATGATTGAGGTGGACTTCCTAAAAGATATAAACAAACATTCACGTTACTGActtaataatgaaattttcgagacgaaatttccaaaacacacTAACCAGCTAAATAATTCATCGACatctgctgctgttgttgttgttggtatTGCAATGAGGTATGATTGGGAGCAAATTCGCTATGTCTAGGAACAAGCACTGGTGgtaacactaaaaaaaaacaagatacaaaataaaattaacttaATTTCATCGAAACACTCACGTATGCGTATCTGAACCTTCAAAGCTTACGTGTACTCGGGCTTTCAACCCTTTTATAATGATATGGATTGATGCAAACATTCTTCTCTTTGGCTGAGAATGGATATTGGCAATAATCTTCGGCTTTGAGTTCATGATGAGATTGTAAATCAGGCCACCTCCAAACTCGACAATAGATCACGTGTGGCAGTGCTTTTCTATGAGATACCTGCGGAACGAAAACACGTGATGAATGATGTATTACGATCTCGTGTTTTGTTTGATTTAATCTGCTATAAAATTTACTCGATTATTACCTGTAATCTTCCATCCAAACTTCTAGGTATCGTAACGCATTCACTGGGCTGTCCGGGGAAATTCAACgcttttatcaagtttttataagcttttttgttctgttttctCAGCTTCTTGAATAAAGATTCGACAGCTTTCTCTGcccatttttcttcttcgtcgcCTTGCTTCCAACCTAGAAGCTTTTTAATGCTGGGACTAGTGAACGAATATAAACTGGGAACTGGTCCGGAATCGGAAGTATCGGCGTCTTCGATATCCATGATTGTTTGTACTATATAATTATTCTAGATTCCAAagtaattcgttgaaaaaatatcaataacaCAGAGATTCCGATCTCATACACATCGCGAACTTGGACACAGATGGTTGAAAGTTTGGTTATTACGAGGAATTATTAAACCGTAGAGTATATTCTAACCGAGAAAtgggtaaaataaaataaattagagtaattattaattaatttgtaaCCAAATTACATTCTTCCATCGAGCTTGTTATCGGAATTCGCTAATTCGCTTCGGAATGTTTTCGTCAACCATGTTGCCAAAGCGACGTTGCCACGAAAACACGAAAATCAAACTCCGAAACGTGCTCCTAAAACGCAAGAACCCATGTCGGAAATGCGTCGAAACAACATTCGGGTAAGCTCGGGTATATTCGTTGCTTCGTAACAAGTGCTGCCACCTGTCAAGTTgagtttttattcgaatttttgccAGCCATTTTGCCTTGAATTTTGCAAAGTGAAAAATAACCGGTTCCATTTTCTATTGTCATTTGTCATTCATTGTGCAATGTGCATTTTTGGTGGGCGCCACATTTTTACTGTTTAATTACGATTATTACGCACGTAGCTgaggtaattattattatttaatcgACCAAGTAATTTATTAATTAGTAATATTAGTTTAGTTGACATGTTTCGGAAAATCTTGGAATTCTTTCAATCGTCCTTTTGTCTTCAACTTTCCAGAATTTCGTCTCCAATCGACTACTATAGACGACAGATCTTTCCGCCAGTGTCATTTGTCTTTGTCTAGTCTTTGATGTCCGGCTTGGTTTATTCTTTACATTGTGCGTTCGTTTAACTACAGAACTTTTGCTTTTGGAGTCCTGCTGAGAAAAGTTGTTCCACTCGAAAGGTATGTACCGAATAATTAATGGATAATACTTCTCCGTACTATACGTACGTATTGTAAGTGTGACTTCGGTTCTGAGTGTTTGATTTCGGTTAGCTGAAAAATGAAGTCACATGTGCCGTAGAATAACACAATCGAACGCATTTTTGAATTAAGTATCGTGGTTGTTGAAATTACACAGGATTTCATATGCTTTTAGGAACATAATTCTTCGTATCGAAGTAGTCTATTTGCGTTCCACGTTGATCGATTTAATTCATGCATCGTGCATCTTCGACGATAGATCGTAATCGTTTCATTTGAATATAATTGCAGTATTACTCGAACGATCGCAAACCGAGATCCTGAGAAGACTGGTGAGTCATGATTGATGTATATTATTCAGTATTTCTTTGTTTCCGGTGCATTATCTGCATGATGTAATAGCTTACTCTCGTTGAAAGTATCCTGCGCGATGTAATTTAGAAATATGTATCCTTTTGCAAGTATTATCAACGAATTACGTGTGGATTTTGTAGCAGAAAAGCTTGCACGAATATTTACGGTGTTATTTGTCGGTTATATTCGAGATATAAGTTGGATATTCGTTGGTAGAATATTGTAGAATACGAAGTTGATGCTAACGATGGTTGAATGAAACTTTGAATCCACAACTCAACGAGTGTTAGCTACGTTCATGAGCTTTCTGGTAGTTTGAAATTTGCATTAATTTCCTTGTTTTAACTGGTAAACAATGACCTTACGCTGTGCTAAACTTAGTGAAGtgttttcttttatattttaaacgtgtttacgagctgttttttaatttatgcatCGTTATTTACATCTTCGATCGATTCGCTGTtgcaaaaaacgaattttacgTAAGGTTAGTATGAAATTTACCCAAATAtggactttttttcactttcagatCATCTGTCAGTCTCAGTATTCTACTTATATCGTATCAGTTTCATTGATTTAGCGATAAAAATATGGATTTCAACGCAGGCTTTTTCGCTGCACCTGCTCCTGGACCTGCACCTGCTATGGTACCGGATTACAAGCGAGTGTACAAACTGATGAAAAGATCAACGTCTGCGGAACCTGTGCTGACGTTATGGTACCGTTTAAGAGCCTCGATGACCGGTGCAAATTTCGTTGAATTGATGAACCTACTtgtccatttcaaaaattacttggaGTTGGACGAAATGGACGAAGACGATTACGATGACGATATATACCATTACGGACACGTTTGTTGGTTTCCAGATTTTGTCATGGATTTATGGAATAGTACGCCTCAACATCTGAAAGACTTCGTGTTCCGCCATGAAGAAGGAAAATTCATCTTCGGGTACAAAACGTGGTTCGGTTACAAGCATGGTATGGATTTTCGAAACGATACGTTCTTGGTACGAGTTCTTCAAGATGCTCCGATCCAACTTCGAGTTCAGTTTTGGACGCAGCAATGGGAAGAATTGATCGTCGATTGCGTACCTATGTTTTTTCGTCAGTTGATCGAGACTTGTTTGACAGATCCGATCGTAAGACAGACGGCTAAAGAGAAGGTATTCAATTCGGAGAAAATGCAGCAACATTTTCTCGTCATGTACGACGAAGTGTGTTTTCCCGAGTTCAACCAGTACGCCGAAATTTTCTTACCGAACGCTGAACAAAGACGAGACTTCAAAATACAGTTCTTGCAGAATAATATCACTCGTTTACCCAAGTGTTTTCTGGCGTTTAGCAACCAAGACGAATGGATCGATATATTCGGCAAGTTTATTGACGAAGTTTATGGCGCAGATGAAGAAGCAGCTGATTCGTTCAAAGGGACTATGATCCGTTTGTATTTTCGATCGTTCATCTCAGAATGCTTGTTCCACCTAGATCGAAAATTAGGCGAGGTCATTCATTTCGGCGAACGCTTGTGCCATACGCAGTTGCCTCAAGTAAGGAATGCTTTGATGGAGGAGTTTAGACAGTTAATGATTCAGATCAGAGCCAAGTACGCTggtgatcaaaatttcagcgtgaatTGGAATCATTGGCAATCGTATAATGTGCCGTGGGATATGGTGCTCCAGTGGTGTTTGGGTAGTGTAGCCGCAGTACGTAATTTTGTTGAGAACGAGTGCGTATTACCGTGATGAGCGAATGGTATTGGGTTTTTCTTActcgtgaatttatttttattacgttttgatttttttgaccaagttTTTACTCTTGTAAGATTATTTTTACTACTCACGACCAAACCTCGGTCAAGTTTTTTGTCGTGAATTTTATTCTTAGttacgttttgatttttatggtgaattttttactcgTGAATTTAGTTTTatgatatttgattttttttttttttggttgatatTTCCTTCGAGGATTTAGTTTTACTACGTAGGACTGATTTTATCAGTCATGTTTTACTCgcgagttttatttttattacgttttgatttttttaatgaattttttgctcgtgaatttagttttattatgttcgatgtttttgtttttttttttttggttaatttttcctTCGAGGATTTTACTACCAATGAGTAATAACTGATTCTATCAGTCATTGTTTGCtcgtgaatttattttctattaCGTTTGATTTGTTATTATTAAGTGAGTGATTGTTTGATATTTCTTAAGTAATCGACATTATTGATGTTTGTTGAgtaaaaacgaaattaatacaaatgtagttttcattttaaaatattttggtattgaatttttttcgtatacgACCTAAACAATCTGATACTATATGAAGGTTTCATTATCGAGTGGTCATTGTGGTTCCTCTTACGATTCCTGCAACTTCGAAACACGAATTGTTAAGCCAATCAAGAGTTTTTATGGGATTAGTGTAAGATTTGCTCAAGTTTTTCTCTTCTATAAcgtgaaatttgtaaatttgttgCGTTTCGTCCAGTTCGAGTGAATTTTCTTTAATGTTTAATTTGAAAGAGTACGTTTCAATGTTCAGCTgttcaaattttctggaaatattTTCGAACAGATGATTGTTCGTGAGTACGTATATCTATTGAAAGTcaagttatgatttttttcgaatcgagTGATCGTTTAAGCTCACCAGACTAAATCTTGTTGAATGAAATCTCTcgtctgtaatttttttaaaatttcatctttttcaaaaattcacttttgaaaatttttacgccTGGAATTTCGCGAAAATCACGTGATACGGTCGAGAGGGTGCCCAATGAGCACCGATTTCAGTTCCAGTAggttctaaagttcatttttgtacgtttcatagcgatttgaaattttttgggaaatttcgtaAACTCGCAAAAGGCTCCAAACAGGTCAAATAGCGATACTTTTCCTATCCAAAGATCCCTTGGGCACCTTTGAAGAAATCTTGTCGAAAAAAGTCGATCGTTGTGTacctcttttgaaaattttatttttttttactgtttctgaaattttttctaattggtcaataatttacttttgaactcaTTCTCCTGGAATTTCGCGATAACCTCTTGAAACGAACGATAAGGTGCTTGAAAAGCACTAATCGGAACTACAGAggctaaagttcattttagCCCTTTCTAAAGGatttaaaaactcgctggaggttcaaaaaaaaatcgaatcgagAATTCTGCCTTTTAGACGACGATACAGATTGTTAAGAATTGttcgctttctgccaaaaatagcaaaacatCTCACCTTTGTCAAAAGTACCAATTAGTCTCGtttcttgctgaaaattttcgccttttaacaaaacaaaaaaaaaaacaaaaagacttcattcaagaattttgaaaaaattacccaaatgtTCCTctggtttggaaaaaaaaaaatatcaaaaactctcgctttttaaccaaaaaattgaaaaaaaatcacatcatcaACAAAGGTGGCGATAAAGTatctttttttggccaataagttttaatttttgctgaaattgtcatgTCTCGCACTTgccctaaaattgtcaaaatttctcgtttttttttttttgttttttttttcaaaaagttcccaaaaattacaattttatcagaagttgttcaaaagttttggtttttcaatttttttgccatttacaagtatcactttttcaCCTATAATTGCCAttgatgacaaaaaaatgtagttCTATCACCTTGAAAAGTGCAAAGAAGCCtcacttatcaaaaaaatgcgacttgtttttgtttttttgttcaaaactttttcaaaagtatcgctttttttcgaaaattggtttTGCCAATTAATTCCCAGAAAGTCTTGttcttgctttttgctgaaaattgtaaaaattctcgttttttaattgaatagtgaaaaaaaatttagttttttttttcaaaaaattccaaaaagcctcacttttttaaaaaattgtccataagtCTTTTTTTGCCAGGGATTGTCTCATTGATTTTTGTGTCAGAAATTGTCAAACGTtcactctttttctttttcgaaaattggtttTAGGTACcaattaatttccaaaaggttctgttcttgatttttttctaaaaattgtcaaaattctcgtattttaattaaatggtgaaaaacattttagttttctttttcttttaaattccaaaaagcctcacttttttcaaaaattgtccataagtcttgtttttttgccagaaattgtctcattaatttttgtgccagaaattgCCGAACGTTCtctctttttcttcaaaaggttcataattcaatttttttaaattgaaaatgtcaatttttgttatgttctggtttttgtgatttttttctacgttgaaatgttttgtcacttttttttggaaacaattcAGTACTATAGcccttctaaaaaaattgtttgcgaaatagtctcacttttctaTGTACCTGCATTATCCTTtctttttgtcaataattaccCATATTAATTTACATGACAcataaaaatgcttaaaaaaaattaaaatcgttcaaaaatctcaaaaatgtgattttgaatattttaggaATAAcaaggactttttgacaattttgaccaaagaaaagaatttttggcaaattttgacagttttgattgAGTTTTTACGACAATTTCGATCAAAAGAAGGaagttttgggaaatttttaaaattttgtcaacatttttgtcaatcttggcaaaaaactgtgattttgaatattttaggaaaaatgaggactttttgacaaatttgactaaaaatgaagttttgagacaattaaattttgatcagagAACagaatatttggaaaattttgacaattttgtcgaCTGTCTTgtcaagttatcaaaaaaatgtgacttacaaaatttttggtgaaatgagaactttatggtaattttgttcgaaaataaGGTTTTGGGACAATTTTGACCAGTTGAaagaagttttggaaaattttgactttttttttcaatttttttgtcaatctgtgattttgaaaaatttggggaaaatgaggatttttttggcaattttgaccaaaaatggtgTTTTTGGGACAATTTTGACCAGAGAAAAGaagttttgggaaattttgacatcTTTGTCAACGTTTTTGTCAATCTtcacaaaaattgtgatttggAATATTTTAGGAACAATgtggactttttgacaattttgttcaaaaataaggTTTTGGGACAATTTTGACCAGTTGAAAGaagttttggagaattttgacgTTCTTGTCAACTTTTTCTGtcaatcttgacaaaaattgtgatttggaatatttttggagCAATgtggactttttgacaatttttgaccaaaaatgaggttttGGAACAATTTTGACCAATGGAAAgaatatttggaaaatgttgacaatttcgacaacttcttgtcaattttagcaaaaaataagactgaatattttaggaaaaatgaggtttgtcaacttttttgtgaatctgtgattttgaaactttttggaaaaatgaggactttttgtcaattttggccaaaaatagtgtgtttgggacaattttgaccagaaaaatgaagttttggaaaattttgacatttttgtcattattaatttttttttttttttttttttttttgaaaaagtgagtaTGAtctatgttaattttttgaaaatcggatttttttactgtttctagaattttcaagttggtcaaaaattcgGTTTTGAATAGAACTTCtgaataaaactttgaaaattggcggaggctccaaaatggcctaGGAATAGTAGTTTacttcgctaaaaaaaaatcaaaattgctcttgaaacagcttttttgaatttttttttcaactctctaaaattccatcagaaattcaaaaatgaaaatacatagtTTGGAAATTATTAAAGGTTGAATTTGATTGTGTCTATGGGTAATATTAAAAGTATTGTAGCAAGTAgcctatacctattacctacgtatttttagTGCTAGCTGAAAGCTTACGGTGGTTCGTGTTAAATAGTGTTGAACTcagtgagttgaaaattacttaccagatttggtgaaatttcagatttttttatcgtCACCGGAGAACAACCCAAAATGGACGACTCGGAAATCAACGATggcagattcgtgtttctctaTTCACCACCGAAACTACAACTTATATCCACTCGTGTCATAGCAAGACGCCTGGTTTTCGACGAATTGAATCGCGACGCCGAAAACATCAACAATCCGTCGAAAGGTTTCATAGTGCACGATTGGATGTACGGTCATGTcgacaaaattctatcaaatctACCATCCAGTGCTGTAATTCGTCGCTCCGAAATGACAGATCAGATCAAGTTAGTCGGTACGGAAATCTCACTATGGGTGTGGAAACATGCAAGTGTATTCATCGGCAGCGGTGGCTTTAACGAGCGTCGTTTCGTTACGTCTGATTTCTTAGCTAAATATATTTGGAATCTCGATGGCGAAATAGATTACGTCAAAACCGCCGAGAAACTGATTCGTGATACGTATTTGAGCGAAGAAGAGAAGTTTAAAATGGCTTGCGAATATTGCATGGAAGACGAGATTGACGACATGTACGAAACGTACGATTGCCTGGACGTCGACGATTGCACGGAGATCGAAGATTTCTCCGAGAATAACTATGTTTTGTATTGGGATCGTATGAGGGAAGGTTTCGACGTAGAGATGCCCGAAGACGATGATCGATCTTTCGAATTATTCATGTTGGAATCTTTTGCGTCCAACAAATCTGCGTTGAGGTATTTTTTCTGCCAGTTGGAAGACGAAGAGAGGCAAGAATTCGCCAATGGTAGAATGTTGACTTTGCCAATGCGTATAGTAAAGCATATTATACCCTTGTATACCGAACTCGAGCAGAGGGATCTTTTCGTGAAGAACGTGGCCCAAATGATGCAGAATATCGCGGGTGAAATGTCCGTCGAGCAAAGTCTgcagttttggaattttatcaaGCCTACGTTACGCGGTAAACAATATATTCAAATGCTGTCGGCTATATTTAGATGCACGCAGTACGCATTCGACAGTGATTCGAATGGGTTGGCTGAATACACGATGGAGATATGGAAAACGTCGCCGAGTCATTTGAAACAATTCTTATTTCGCGAACAAAACGACAGCTTCGTGTTGAAGTGGAATAAATGGTACAACGAAACGCGAGGCGATAATTACAGACTACGAAACGACGCGATGCTTTTGCAAATTCTATCAGATGGCGACGTCGAGTACCGATCACGGTTCTGGCTTAAAGAATGGACCAATTTAATCATCGGAGTACGTCCTCCTGCTCTGATAACTCTATTGGAGATCTGTCTACCAGATCCCCAAGCGAGTCCCCAAACGAGGGAAGAATTTAAGAAACAAATCATCGAATCTGATCGTATGGAGGCCTACTTGGATAAATTATTCGAAGTCGGGTTCATCATCGAGATTAACCAGTTTCTAGAAATCTTGCTGTCCGAACCGAGCCAAAGGACGGATTACAAGAAGAAAATGAGACCAGATATCGTTCGATTGCCCCAGAAATTCGTACGCGGTTGGGAAACCCCGAGTGACGAACAGATCGACGCTTTTGGCCAGTTTATCGACGAAATCAAAGACCGTGATAATAACGATGACAATGACGACGACGAATACGTAGGCGAAAACACCGCCAAGGAATGCAAAGTACGCGCGATCTCAGCAGCTTTTGTTCCTTTCATCGACGAAAGATTCATCGAACGTAGGATTTTCAACAACATCTTGCACGTAGCCAAACGTCTGTGCGGTGAGCAGAAGGTGAAGAGTGATGTAGAAATCATGTTCCGCATGTTTCATATATTCGCCACAAGTGATGAAGATAAGGAAGAGTTCACGAAAACGATGGCGAACGTGAATACGAATCGAGCCTGGAGGAGGATTATGTTATGGGCTCTGGGTTCTAAAGAGAAAATGAAGgagttttttgatgaatttgaagtTTTACAAGATCCCAAGTGCGAAACTTGGTTCGATGAGTGTGACGTAAGTGGTGATGAGGAGGATGGAGATTTTGAGTGAGGGTAATTATATTGGATTTCGAATTGCGTAGATTATATATTCATTATTCATATTTTCCTAGTGTTGCTTTGTGTTTACgattattgtatttttaaggattttttttttcgtttgagttgattttccaagaataatatttcgaattcgattttcaacgatttttttaaatgttattaCTTAGTTGTGTAAAGAATTTAGTGAAAAACAAATGATCGAATGAGAGAATataatttaagtaggtaatttccaATATATAaacgaatttaatttaaataggATCGTGAGTAAAAACGGAAGTAGGCATCTGGATAGCTGGACCTTGGTAACCTAGGTAGGCTGGTATTTACCTGTAACAAAAATTA contains:
- the LOC135844916 gene encoding protein mothers against dpp-like; translation: MDIEDADTSDSGPVPSLYSFTSPSIKKLLGWKQGDEEEKWAEKAVESLFKKLRKQNKKAYKNLIKALNFPGQPSECVTIPRSLDGRLQVSHRKALPHVIYCRVWRWPDLQSHHELKAEDYCQYPFSAKEKNVCINPYHYKRVESPSTLLPPVLVPRHSEFAPNHTSLQYQQQQQQQMSMNYLAGSPPQSFSPHDDRSSVSSFGELGRGADVTEEPSFWATIAYYELNCKVGEVFPCHWQTVIVDGFTNPTGRKLNRFCLGQLSNVNRNSTIENTRRHIGRGVQLHFVQGEVFVECLSDAAIFVQSRHFNYHHRFHPSTVCKIPPGNSLKIFNNKEFADLLTQSVNNGFEAVYELTKMCTIRLSFVKGWGADYHRQDVTSTPCWIEIHLHGALQWLDKVLTQMGSPNNPISSVS
- the LOC135844912 gene encoding uncharacterized protein LOC135844912 isoform X4; amino-acid sequence: MDDSEINDGRFVFLYSPPKLQLISTRVIARRLVFDELNRDAENINNPSKGFIVHDWMYGHVDKILSNLPSSAVIRRSEMTDQIKLVGTEISLWVWKHASVFIGSGGFNERRFVTSDFLAKYIWNLDGEIDYVKTAEKLIRDTYLSEEEKFKMACEYCMEDEIDDMYETYDCLDVDDCTEIEDFSENNYVLYWDRMREGFDVEMPEDDDRSFELFMLESFASNKSALRYFFCQLEDEERQEFANGRMLTLPMRIVKHIIPLYTELEQRDLFVKNVAQMMQNIAGEMSVEQSLQFWNFIKPTLRGKQYIQMLSAIFRCTQYAFDSDSNGLAEYTMEIWKTSPSHLKQFLFREQNDSFVLKWNKWYNETRGDNYRLRNDAMLLQILSDGDVEYRSRFWLKEWTNLIIGVRPPALITLLEICLPDPQASPQTREEFKKQIIESDRMEAYLDKLFEVGFIIEINQFLEILLSEPSQRTDYKKKMRPDIVRLPQKFVRGWETPSDEQIDAFGQFIDEIKDRDNNDDNDDDEYVGENTAKECKVRAISAAFVPFIDERFIERRIFNNILHVAKRLCGEQKVKSDVEIMFRMFHIFATSDEDKEEFTKTMANVNTNRAWRRIMLWALGSKEKMKEFFDEFEVLQDPKCETWFDECDVSGDEEDGDFE